The proteins below are encoded in one region of Paramisgurnus dabryanus chromosome 2, PD_genome_1.1, whole genome shotgun sequence:
- the snrpf gene encoding small nuclear ribonucleoprotein F, whose protein sequence is MSLPLNPKPFLNGLTGKPVMVKLKWGMEYKGYLVSVDGYMNMQLANTEEYVDGALAGHLGEVLIRCNNVLYIRGVEEEEEDGEMRE, encoded by the exons ATG AGTTTACCATTGAATCCCAAGCCCTTTCTAAACGGTCTTACGGGTAAGCCCGTGATGGTGAAGCTGAAGTGGGGTATGGAGTACAAAGGGTACCTCGTATCAGTGGATGGATATATGAACATGCAG CTCGCCAACACAGAAGAGTATGTGGATGGAGCATTAGCAGGTCACCTTGGTGAGGTGCTCATCAG ATGTAATAATGTTTTGTATATAAGAGGagtagaagaagaagaagaagatggAGAGATGAGAGAATGA
- the ntn4 gene encoding netrin-4, whose translation MELTGRCVLFAALVISVPHSARSGCDNQVCNPRMGNLAVGRSVQTISQCGSTSPEHYCHYTMDNCVALCEACDASVTHLAHPPSSMTDSPFKHPPTWWQSAQGVATETLQLDLEVEFYFTHLIIIFRSPRPAAMAIERSQDFGHTWSALRLYAHNCSKVFDLEDGHSCTQKYSTALPCSNGEVIYRALSPWDKLNPYSITARAHLSITNIRVRLLQPQSCPCKHKLPDANIADAHYAIYDLILKGGCLCHGHADQCVPTGNHQITHLSNKHMVHGKCICRHHTAGDHCERCDGLYNDRPWQPANGLTGEAHQCIKCKCNGHAESCRFDETVWLRSGQRSGGVCDCLHNTTGRHCQHCKSGFHRDPKRPPSDPDSCIPCNCNHVGSSYCNPENGDCVCKPGVTGPLCDHCMLGYWGFDEYGCKPCQCASDCDPYKGDCMIRSESDHDRRENQLFQTEELFSAFSHPDKCECKQQTLGNRKAFCNMKKAYAVKVKVLDAHDKGSHAEVDVQVLKVLWEDLSIKLTPGNQTLYPESWTLRGCTCPILYPGMQYLVIGHEDVKKGRLMVNMKSLVKTWRPNLSRKVHQLFKTKCS comes from the exons ATGGAGCTGACAGGGAGATGCGTGTTGTTCGCAGCGCTTGTGATCAGCGTTCCGCACTCTGCGCGCTCAG GATGTGATAATCAGGTGTGTAATCCACGCATGGGAAACCTAGCAGTCGGGCGTTCAGTACAGACCATCTCACAGTGTGGCTCGACATCTCCAGAACACTACTGTCACTACACTATGGACAATTGTGTGGCACTATGTGAGGCGTGTGATGCTTCAGTGACACACCTTGCACACCCACCTTCCTCCATGACAGACTCGCCTTTCAAACACCCGCCAACCTGGTGGCAGTCTGCACAGGGTGTGGCCACAGAAACTTTACAACTGGACTTGGAGGTTGAATTTTACTTCACTCACCTCATTATCATATTTCGATCGCCACGCCCTGCTGCCATGGCAATAGAGCGCTCTCAGGACTTTGGACACACATGGAGTGCTCTGAGGCTGTATGCACACAACTGTAGTAAAGTGTTTGACCTGGAGGATGGACACAGCTGTACACAGAAATATTCCACAGCATTGCCTTGCAGCAATGGAGAG GTTATTTACCGCGCGCTGTCACCATGGGACAAACTGAATCCATACAGCATCACGGCCCGAGCCCACCTCAGCATCACTAACATAAGAGTGCGCCTACTTCAACCACAGTCTTGCCCCTGCAAGCATAAACTCCCTGATGCCAACATTGCTGATGCACACTATGCCATCTATGACCTCATATTAAAAGGAGGTTGTTTGTGCCATGGGCATGCCGATCAGTGTGTGCCCACCGGCAACCACCAGATCACGCATCTTTCTAACAAACACATG GTGCATGGTAAATGTATTTGTCGACATCACACGGCAGGCGATCACTGTGAACGATGTGATGGGCTCTACAACGACCGGCCATGGCAACCAGCCAACGGTTTAACTGGAGAAGCTCATCAATGCATTA AGTGCAAGTGTAACGGCCACGCAGAGAGCTGTCGCTTCGATGAGACCGTATGGCTGCGCTCTGGACAGCGGAGCGGCGGTGTATGTGACTGTCTTCACAATACCACTGGACGCCACTGTCAACACTGCAAGAGCGGCTTTCACAGAGACCCAAAGCGACCCCCGAGTGACCCGGATTCTTGCATAC CATGTAATTGTAACCATGTGGGTTCATCATACTGTAACCCTGAAAATGGAGATTGTGTCTGTAAGCCTGGCGTGACTGGGCCACTTTGTGACCATTGCATGCTGGGATACTGGGGCTTCGATGAGTATGGCTGTAAGCCTTGCCAGTGTGCCAGTGATTGTGACCCCTACAAAGGAGACTGTATGATTAG atCTGAATCAGATCACGACAGAAGAGAAAATCAGTTGTTTCAAACAGAAGAGCTTTTCTCTGCCTTCAGTCATCCAG acaaatgtgaATGCAAACAGCAAACCCTTGGAAACCGCAAAGCATTCTGCAACATGAAGAAAGCTTACG cagTAAAAGTGAAAGTGCTGGATGCTCATGACAAGGGCTCTCATGCTGAGGTGGATGTTCAGGTTCTCAAGGTGTTGTGGGAGGACTTAAGCATCAAGCTCACTCCTGGAAATCAAACTCTGTATCCTGAGTCCTGGACCTTACGAGGGTGCACCTGCCCTATCCTTTACCCCG GGATGCAATATCTTGTTATCGGACACGAAGATGTGAAAAAAGGTCGTCTTATGGTCAATATGAAGAGTCTGGTGAAAACATGGAGACCAAATCTGAGTCGAAAAGTTCATCAGCTTTTCAAAACCAAATGCAGCTAG
- the amdhd1 gene encoding probable imidazolonepropionase, protein MSTSSFKILVKNAKQVVVVCRNGEKYLTKNGMQTLAIIENGSVVIGHDGLIKAVGPADIIESQFKGTKFDQILDVSGMCVLPGLVDAHTHPVWAGDRVHEFAMKLAGATYMEVHEAGGGIHFTVAHTRTATEQHLLEGLKSRLERMLRAGTTLVECKSGYGLELDTELKMLRVINSARKSLSIGISATYCGAHAVPKNKTMEEATQDIVAVQLPAIKKLIDSGELRVDNIDVFCEKGVFDLSSTRRILKEGKDMGLNINFHGDELHPMNSAHIGAELGALAISHLEEVTDEGIAAMATAKTSAVLLPTTAYILRLSPPRARDMLDSGVIVALGSDFNPNAYCCSMPMVMHLACVMMKMSMTEALAAGTINAAYALNRSHTHGSLETGKQGDLLIINAPRWEHLIYQFGGHQELIRYVIIKGEIVYENNKVLSL, encoded by the exons ATGTCTACCAGCAGTTTTAAGATTTTAGTCAAAAATGCAAAACAAGTGGTCGTAGTTTGTAGAAATGGTGAAAAGTACCTTACCAAAAATGGGATGCAGACCCTGGCTATCATTGAGAATGGCAGTGTGGTGATTGGACA TGATGGCCTAATTAAAGCTGTTGGACCAGCAGATATTATTGAGTCTCAATTCAAAGGAACAAAATTTGACCAAATCCTGGATGTCTCTGGCATGTGTGTTCTTCCAG GTCTGGTTGATGCCCATACACATCCAGTGTGGGCTGGAGACCGAGTGCACGAGTTTGCCATGAAG CTGGCTGGAGCCACATATATGGAGGTGCATGAAGCAGGAGGTGGAATTCATTTTACAGTGGCACACACTCGCACGGCAACCGAACAGCATCTGTTAGAGGGGCTAAAAAGCCGTCTGGAACGGATGCTGAGAGCTGGAACTACGCTGGTGGAGTGTAAGAGTGGCTATGGACTGGAGCTGGACACAGAACTAAAGATGCTGAGGGTGATCAACTCGGCGAGGAAGTCCTTGTCAATCGGGATATCAGCAACATACTGTGGAGCCCACGCAGTACCCAA AAATAAAACGATGGAAGAAGCCACACAGGACATTGTGGCAGTGCAGCTGCCTGCCATAAAAAAACTAATCGATTCAGGTGAACTGCGAGTGGACAACATCGACGTATTCTGTGAGAAAGGTGTGTTCGATTTGAGCTCCACACGTCGCATACTGAAGGAAGGCAAAGATATGGGCCTCAACATCAACTTTCACGGAGATGAGCTCCATCCTATGAACTCAGCACAT ATTGGAGCAGAACTTGGGGCTTTAGCCATCAGCCATTTAGAAGAGGTGACTGATGAGGGCATTGCTGCCATGGCAACCGCTAAAACATCAGCAGTCCTCTTGCCCACCACCGCctatattttaag GCTTTCTCCACCACGTGCAAGAGATATGCTTGATTCAGGGGTCATAGTAGCTCTCGGTAGTGACTTCAACCCTAACGCCTACTGCTGCTCAATG CCTATGGTGATGCACTTGGCCTGTGTGATGATGAAGATGTCTATGACCGAAGCTCTAGCTGCGGGCACAATAAATGCAGCTTATGCCCTTAACCGTTCACATACGCATGGATCGCTTGAAACTGGGAAACAGGGAGACCTTCTGATCATCAATGCACCACG